The proteins below come from a single Stomoxys calcitrans chromosome 1, idStoCalc2.1, whole genome shotgun sequence genomic window:
- the LOC131996803 gene encoding uncharacterized protein LOC131996803 has protein sequence MICLASGEVSDELLKTLWMQRLPKQTQEILSVSSESLNNLAAMADKISETPESWDVSAISSRKSTESTQIQDLKAKIEEITMMIEALANQLRRRSKSRGRSQSKSHYKYHYKFGDRATKCVQPCSFVPNCFPEN, from the coding sequence ATGATCTGTTTAGCCTCTGGTGAGGTTTCGGATGAACTTTTAAAAACTCTTTGGATGCAACGACTTCCGAAGCAAACTCAAGAAATTTTATCGGTAAGCAGTGAATCTTTAAACAATTTGGCGGCTATGGCCGATAAGATTTCTGAAACTCCGGAATCATGGGATGTTAGTGCTATATCCTCAAGAAAATCGACAGAGTCGACACAAATTCAAGATTTAAaagccaaaattgaagaaataaccATGATGATCGAGGCACTCGCAAATCAATTAAGAAGGCGTTCAAAATCAAGAGGCAGGTCACAGAGTAAGTCACATTATAAGTATCATTATAAGTTTGGTGATCGTGCTACCAAATGTGTGCAGCCCTGctcatttgtgccaaattgttTTCCGGAAAACTAA